One stretch of Clavibacter michiganensis DNA includes these proteins:
- the ahcY gene encoding adenosylhomocysteinase: protein MTLLPEATSTALPFRVADLSLAESGRHQIRLAENEMPGLMALREEFGASQPLAGARVAGSIHMTVQTAVLIETLTALGAQVRWASCNIFSTQDEAAAAVAVGAGTPDAPAGVPVFAWKGETLEEYWWCTEQIFDWSGEAQAAGADWTGPNMILDDGGDASLLVHKGREYELAGVVPETPEDASHEYRVILDTLRRSLAASSDRWTRRAADIQGVTEETTTGVHRLYELARDGELLFPAINVNDSVTKSKFDNKYGIRHSLPDGLNRATDVLIGGKVAFVVGYGDVGKGAAEALRGQGARVIVSEVDPICALQAAMDGYQVAKLSSVIETVDILVTGTGNVDVVRVDDIQRMKHQAIIANVGHFDNEIDMAGLERLPGVEKVEIKPQVHEWRLPSGRSVLVLSEGRLMNLGNATGHPSFVMSNSFTNQVLAQIELWVRNEQYPIGVYVLPKHLDEKVARLHLDALGVELTDLRPEQAAYIGVPVEGPYKVDHYRY from the coding sequence ATGACCCTGCTCCCGGAAGCCACGTCCACCGCTCTGCCCTTCCGCGTCGCCGACCTCTCCCTCGCGGAGTCCGGACGCCACCAGATCCGCCTCGCCGAGAACGAGATGCCGGGCCTCATGGCCCTCCGCGAGGAGTTCGGCGCGTCGCAGCCGCTCGCGGGCGCGCGCGTCGCCGGATCCATCCACATGACCGTGCAGACGGCCGTGCTCATCGAGACCCTCACGGCCCTCGGCGCGCAGGTGCGCTGGGCGAGCTGCAACATCTTCTCCACGCAGGACGAGGCCGCGGCCGCCGTCGCGGTGGGCGCGGGCACCCCGGACGCGCCCGCGGGCGTGCCCGTCTTCGCCTGGAAGGGCGAGACGCTCGAGGAGTACTGGTGGTGCACCGAGCAGATCTTCGACTGGTCGGGCGAGGCCCAGGCCGCGGGCGCCGACTGGACGGGCCCGAACATGATCCTCGACGACGGCGGCGACGCCTCCCTCCTGGTGCACAAGGGCCGCGAGTACGAGCTCGCGGGTGTCGTGCCCGAGACGCCGGAGGACGCCAGCCACGAGTACCGCGTGATCCTCGACACGCTCCGCCGCAGCCTCGCCGCGTCCTCCGACCGCTGGACCCGCCGCGCCGCCGACATCCAGGGCGTCACCGAGGAGACCACCACGGGCGTGCACCGCCTGTACGAGCTCGCGCGCGACGGCGAGCTGCTGTTCCCCGCGATCAACGTCAACGACTCGGTCACCAAGAGCAAGTTCGACAACAAGTACGGCATCCGCCACTCCCTGCCCGACGGCCTCAACCGCGCCACCGACGTGCTCATCGGCGGCAAGGTCGCGTTCGTCGTCGGCTACGGCGACGTGGGCAAGGGCGCGGCCGAGGCGCTGCGCGGCCAGGGCGCGCGCGTCATCGTCTCCGAGGTCGACCCGATCTGCGCGCTCCAGGCGGCGATGGACGGCTACCAGGTCGCGAAGCTCTCGTCGGTCATCGAGACGGTCGACATCCTCGTCACCGGCACGGGCAACGTCGACGTCGTGCGCGTGGACGACATCCAGCGCATGAAGCACCAGGCCATCATCGCCAACGTCGGCCACTTCGACAACGAGATCGACATGGCCGGCCTCGAGCGCCTCCCGGGCGTGGAGAAGGTGGAGATCAAGCCGCAGGTGCACGAGTGGCGCCTGCCGTCGGGCCGCAGCGTGCTCGTGCTCTCCGAGGGCCGCCTGATGAACCTCGGCAACGCCACGGGCCACCCGTCGTTCGTGATGAGCAACTCGTTCACGAACCAGGTGCTCGCGCAGATCGAGCTGTGGGTGCGCAACGAGCAGTATCCGATCGGCGTGTACGTGCTGCCGAAGCACCTCGACGAGAAGGTCGCGCGCCTGCACCTCGACGCGCTCGGCGTGGAGCTCACGGATCTCCGTCCCGAGCAGGCCGCCTACATCGGCGTGCCGGTCGAGGGGCCGTACAAGGTGGACCACTACCGGTACTGA
- a CDS encoding RDD family protein, giving the protein MAAADAHDPDVTDGPDALVVGEAVALDVRPAGFVLRAAGAAIDVVASLVVGLLLVLLIGRLAGAGLLDDASSAACAIAAVVLAIVVLPVMVEVASRGRSLGRWAVGARIVRADGGGIGLRHAVARALVGILEIYLTLGGLAALVGLLSPRAQRLGDLVAGTRSQHERVPAYPAPLPPVPPHLAAWASEADVGRLPDALGRRLARFLAQRQAMTPASRARLAAELANEAAVHVSPLPATDPESFVTAVGAVRREREHRALMLERERMASLEPILAGLPHGFPARGGSPAD; this is encoded by the coding sequence ATGGCGGCAGCCGACGCGCACGACCCGGACGTCACGGACGGTCCCGACGCGCTCGTGGTCGGCGAGGCCGTCGCCCTCGACGTCCGTCCCGCCGGCTTCGTGCTGCGGGCCGCCGGTGCCGCGATCGACGTGGTCGCCTCCCTGGTCGTGGGCCTCCTGCTCGTGCTCCTCATCGGCCGGCTCGCGGGCGCGGGCCTCCTCGACGACGCGTCGAGCGCCGCGTGCGCCATCGCCGCCGTCGTGCTCGCGATCGTCGTCCTGCCCGTGATGGTCGAGGTCGCGTCGCGCGGCCGGTCGCTCGGGCGCTGGGCCGTCGGCGCGCGCATCGTGCGGGCGGACGGCGGCGGCATCGGCCTCCGGCACGCGGTCGCCCGGGCGCTCGTCGGGATCCTCGAGATCTACCTCACGCTCGGCGGGCTCGCCGCGCTCGTGGGCCTCCTCAGCCCGCGCGCCCAGCGCCTCGGCGACCTCGTGGCCGGCACCCGCTCGCAGCACGAGCGCGTCCCTGCCTACCCGGCTCCCCTGCCGCCCGTGCCGCCGCACCTCGCCGCGTGGGCGTCCGAGGCGGACGTCGGCAGGCTGCCGGACGCGCTCGGCCGGCGCCTCGCGCGCTTCCTCGCGCAGCGCCAGGCTATGACGCCGGCCTCCCGCGCGCGCCTCGCCGCGGAGCTCGCGAACGAGGCCGCGGTGCACGTGTCGCCGCTGCCGGCCACGGATCCCGAGTCGTTCGTCACGGCCGTCGGCGCCGTCCGCCGCGAGCGCGAGCACCGGGCGCTGATGCTCGAGCGCGAGCGCATGGCGTCGCTCGAGCCGATCCTCGCCGGGCTGCCGCACGGGTTCCCGGCGCGCGGCGGATCCCCGGCCGACTGA